The following DNA comes from Emys orbicularis isolate rEmyOrb1 chromosome 13, rEmyOrb1.hap1, whole genome shotgun sequence.
aatagaggaggttttggaaaatattgataaattaaacagtaatatgcACCttggaccagatggtattcacccaagagttctgaaggaactcaaatgtgaagttgcagctACCAACTGCGATATGTAACCTATAGCTTAAATCAGCCTCGGTAACAGATGACTGGTAGATAGCCAATATgacacagattttttaaaaacaggatccAGAGCAATCCTGGGAATTACAGGctaataagcctaacttcagtaccaggcaaattggttgaaactacagtaaagaacagaattagacACATATGAACACAATAGGTTGGGGAAGAGTCACCacagtttttgtaaaggaaaatcataccTCATCCTCTTTGAGTCAACAAGCGGATAAGGATGATCTAAcagatataatgtacttggactttcagaaagcctttgacaaggtgctTCACCAAGGCctcataagcaaagtaggcagtcatgggttaagagggaaggtcctcttatggatcagtaactgttaaaagataggaaaaagGATAGGAACAAATATCTTTCACAGTGAAGacaggatctgtactgggactagtgctgttcaacatattcagaagtgatctggaaaaaggggtacacagtgagatggcaaagtttgcaggtgatataaaattattcaggatagttaagtccaaagcatgCTGAAGAGCtagaaagggatctcacaaaactgggtgactgggcaacaaaatagcagatgaaattcaatgttgacaaatgcaaagtaatgcacattggaaaacagaatcccaactatatattatatacatacatacatacacacacacacacacacacacaaaacacaacacaatggggtctaaaatagctgttgccactcaagaaagatcttggagtcattgtgatagttctctgaaaacatctgctcaatgtgcagcagcagtcaaaaaaaaattaacaatgttaggaaccgttaggaacaggatagataataaaagacagaaaataacataatgccgctatatgaatccatggtactCTCACACCTTCAATACTGTTTGCAGGtcaggtcaccccatctcaaaacgtatattagatttggaaaaaggacaaagaagggcaacaaaaatgattagggaacaGCTTCCCTAAGTTtgtgactgttcattttagaaaggaGGTGACTAAGGGGCGGTGGGTGTGACTAGGGATGTCTTATTTACTCCTTTATACAAACACAAGAACCTGGGGACACTTAATGAAATCAATAgccagcagttttaaaacaaacataaggaagtacttcttcacacaatgcacaggtcaacctgtggagctcattgccaggggatgtggtgaaggccaaaaatataactgggatCAAAAtaagaattagagaagttcatggaggataggtccatcaatggctattaaccaagatggtcagagatgcaacccaaTGCTttaggtgtccctaaatctctgactgccagaacctgggctgggatgacaggatggatcagtcaaaaaaattgccctgttctcatagactcagactttaggGCCAGAAGAGAGACCATAACGATTGtatagtctgacctgcacattgcaggccacagaacctcagccacccactcctgtaatagacccataacctctggctgagttactaagTTCTCAAATAATTGTTTAAAGACGTCCAGTTGCACAGAATCCACCAttcacactagtttaaacctgcaagtgatccatgccccatgctgcagaggaaggcaaaaaaactccAGGgtgtctgccaatctgacccaggggaaaattccttctcaacctcaaatatagtgatcagttaaaccctgagcatgtgggcaagacccatcagtcagacacctgggaaagaattggctgtagtaactcagagccctccccatctagtgtcccatctccagccgttGGATATATTTGCTAATAGCTGTCGCAGATCGGCTAGATGCTATTATAGGCAGTCTtgtcatcccctccataaacttatcaagctcagtcttgaagacTGTCAGGTTTTTTGCCCTCTCTACTCTCTTTGGAAGGCTgttcagaacttcactcctctgatggttaaaaaccttcatttaatttcaagcctaaacttgttgatgaccagtttatatccatcggttctgttcactccctctgaagcatttggcattggccactgtctgaagacaggatactgagctagatggacctttggtctgacccactatagccgttcttatgttcttatctccatttctttctggattttttttttcgtAGGATGTTGGGCTTTGATTGGCCCTCAGGAGGCAAGCGGTCCCCTGGGCGGAGAGCTCACTGTACAGTGTTGGTATGGCAGAGGTTATGAGAATTATATTAAATACTGGTGCAGAGGAACAACTTGGACATCCTGCCTCATAGTTGTTACAACAGGATCAGAGGCAATGGTGAAGCGCGACAGAGTTTCCATCAAAGACAGTCACACTTTCTGCATGTTCATAGTGACCATGAAAAACCTCACAGAGAAAGACTCTGGGACTTACTGGTGTGGGATAGACAAACTGGGATTGGATCTCATGTTCTCTGTGAAAGTGAATGTTCTTCCAGGTAAGTTCCTGCATGAGTCTTCTTTGATTTTTACTGCCTTAAGTCTGCACACAGACTTATACTGGAACAAGGAGTGTGAATTGTAACCAGACGTAATTACTGCAGTGCACGTTTGTATGTAGACCAGTCCGAAGATGTAAGCTAAACtgataaaaacaattttaaacctGGGGTCTAGGAGTGTCCAAGCACAAGGTTGACCTAGTTTAACTAAATTGGCTTAAAGTCACgtgtagttaaatcagtgcaactgtGTTTTTAGACCAGGCCTAAACTGAAGAGAAATGtataagggatataaacccttcTGCTTCAGggcaaaaaacaaccaccaaatgAGGGGAGCTGGAAGAAGTGTCCCCTATGAGCAGATTATTCCTTAATTATGGGACTCTTGCCCCTTCCTCTAAAgtagtggccactgtcagaggcacaTCTGCATGGACCACTGGTTTGATCGAGTACGACAATTCCCATGTTCCAGTATAAATAAGTGCCAGAGATGGGTGTAGGAGAACGAATACTGACTTGGGCTAGGATGGCGTGGGGAAGAAGAGGGGAGGCCAGAAACAGCCGGCGGAGCGAGAGCCTAGTAACAAAACAGAATGTTTAAGTTACACATGTGCAGCAGCAACTTGGCTGTGTCCGCCCTGAGCTGGGATATTTTTGCTGAAAGTCAAACTCTCGTTACAAGTTAATTGGAGCTTTGCGTGCGTCGTGGTCAGGCCGTTAATACTATATTTGTAAGGCGATGGGACAGGGCAGCGATCACTGCACAGGAAACCAGGCTTCatctttctaaacctttaatagCTATTTGCAGTTTCAGTCCACAAGAAATAAACCAGGAGATCTAAGTAGAGCCACAGGATTAAAACCAAAGCACCCCACATTGCTGCTAGGAGTCATCCAGCAAATGCATAAACAGGGTGTTCAATACCCTGAAGACAAAGGCAGGTATATACTCAATTAATATGAAGCCAAAATATTCCGCAAAAATCAGAAGACTGTTAACACAGCTAAGTCTGCCTGTTCACAGCTGTTCCTGCCTCACCACCCCCAGCACCAATGAGACAGACAACAGTTCATGCTGCCTCCACTGAGTCTCCTTTCAGATGGACTGCCCCTGAAGTGGCTGAATCCAACTCCACGGTTCACAGCAGCGACCCTCCTGCAGGGTGAGTGTCCAGGCACATTCTAGAGGGGTCATGACCAGGACGTGGGCAGCCTGACCTAGTGATCAGAGCAGGAGCCATGCCAGGTCTGGATACCAGGAGACCTGTATCTGAGATAGGCCAGAGGGCAGACCAAGAGTCAGGTGTTACCAGAAGATCAGAGTCCAAGACAGACCAGAGGCCCAGGCTCACAGGGTGTGCCAGATCAGGATGTCAGAATCAGGTACCATAGCCGCCGACTTCtgctccccccggccccgccccgactccaccccttccatgaggccccaccccctccctgctcctattccaacttttttccccaaatctctgccccggccccgcctcttcccccaagcacgccacattcccgttcctccctccccctcccggagcggcctaacagctgtttggcagcagccgggcaggaagcactgggaggtaggtggaggagcagggacgcggcgcgctcaggggaggaggtggggggaggggagcttggctgccggtgggtgcagagcacccactaattttccccccatgggtgctccagccctggagcacccacggagtcagtgcctatgtcaGGTACCAGGAGCTGGTAGCCCAGGGTAGGTGGGCCTAAGCATGGAAAAACCCAGTTGCACAGACCATTTCCTGTACCTCTGCTCAGTTTAAATAGAAACAGGAACCAGTCCGGACCCTCTGAGTTTTCTCActcagatcccaggactggagtcctcAGTCAAAGTTCAGGTTTGCGTTCTGGTGGCATGTTGGAACCTACCGGCTGTTAAGAGTCCTGTGGACCAGGGTTTGAGACCAACAGCCCCCGACAAAAGGGCACTGTGGGAGAGCCCATTTCATGGAACATTCTGGCACGGCCGGGGTTTCTACACTGCTCTCGGAGGGCAGGCACTCCCTTCAGAGGACACCCATAGTGCTGGAGGTTTAGAGACATGCTCAACTCCAATAGcatctgtctacactggcaagtttctgtgcagtaaagcagcttactgcggtgtaactcctgaggtgtacacactgccaagccacttagtgtgcagaaactgcgcagttgcagcactgttaaaaaaaacaaaacaccccgacaagaggcgtagagctttctgcaccGGGGCTACAGCTCCACAGTGCCAGTGCtgcaattggcctccgggaggtgtcccacaatgcctgttctcgcctctctggtcatcggtttgaactctactgccctgccttcaggtgaccaaccatgagTCCCGCctcttaaattccttgggaattttgcaAGTCCCCTTCTTGTTTGCTCGGTGacacgtgcagtggtctcagtgcatctttccaggtgaccatggctgctccacgcaccaggagatcccctgcttggagcaatgccaagctgcAGGACCTCAGCAGCATTTGTGGAGAGGAGGCTATCCCAGTCC
Coding sequences within:
- the LOC135887607 gene encoding CMRF35-like molecule 5; this translates as MRIFPGWGWIVFPGCWALIGPQEASGPLGGELTVQCWYGRGYENYIKYWCRGTTWTSCLIVVTTGSEAMVKRDRVSIKDSHTFCMFIVTMKNLTEKDSGTYWCGIDKLGLDLMFSVKVNVLPAVPASPPPAPMRQTTVHAASTESPFRWTAPEVAESNSTVHSSDPPAGTTDPVLHILTPCILLVLPLILLTVVLFRRMTQRRNKALEGAPGQREKNFHPYRLVPGNTPSSFITSEPAASCKAAICMPMEETPDSAADEADYENVIHETQASRSTEEVAPGTVKFPASHQQTIYANMNPNTRIT